Proteins from a genomic interval of Tenacibaculum sp. SZ-18:
- a CDS encoding TatD family hydrolase: MITDSHTHLYSEQFDEDRDLMIARAKEIGVSRFFIPAIDSSYTDRMFELEKNYPNDVYLMMGLHPTSVKENYQEELAHVKDWIDQREFYAIGEIGIDLYWDKTFLKQQQESFRIQIQWAKEKKLPIVIHCRNAFDEIFEVLELEKGDDLRGIFHCFTGTLEQAQKAISYNMKLGIGGVVTFKNGKIDKFLNEVDLEHIVLETDSPYLAPTPYRGKRNESSYIEQVVGKLVDIYGKKFQEISEITTENSKAVFGV; encoded by the coding sequence ATGATTACAGATTCACATACACACTTATATTCTGAGCAATTTGATGAAGATAGAGATTTAATGATTGCAAGAGCTAAAGAAATTGGAGTTTCAAGATTTTTTATCCCAGCCATTGATAGCTCTTACACGGATAGAATGTTCGAATTAGAGAAAAATTATCCAAATGATGTGTATTTAATGATGGGCTTACACCCAACTTCTGTGAAAGAAAATTATCAAGAGGAATTGGCTCATGTAAAAGATTGGATTGATCAGCGAGAATTTTACGCCATTGGTGAAATTGGAATTGATTTATATTGGGATAAAACATTTTTAAAACAACAACAAGAATCTTTTAGAATACAAATACAATGGGCAAAAGAAAAAAAACTTCCCATTGTAATTCATTGTAGAAATGCTTTTGATGAAATTTTTGAAGTATTAGAACTAGAAAAAGGGGATGATTTACGCGGAATTTTTCATTGTTTCACTGGAACTTTAGAACAAGCACAGAAGGCTATTTCGTACAATATGAAATTAGGTATTGGTGGAGTTGTAACATTTAAAAACGGTAAAATTGATAAGTTTTTAAATGAGGTAGATTTAGAACATATTGTTCTTGAAACTGACTCGCCTTATTTAGCACCAACTCCGTATAGAGGCAAAAGAAACGAAAGTAGTTATATAGAGCAAGTTGTTGGGAAACTTGTTGATATCTACGGAAAAAAATTCCAAGAAATTTCAGAAATTACAACTGAAAACTCTAAAGCTGTATTTGGTGTCTGA